One Littorina saxatilis isolate snail1 linkage group LG12, US_GU_Lsax_2.0, whole genome shotgun sequence genomic region harbors:
- the LOC138981676 gene encoding citron Rho-interacting kinase-like, with the protein MSVGDPARSRKTSKMENEPGIDVRVTDDEDDDTPTGDKLHLRLLLMEDKQRSQLMWRQVAAFQDKVTVSFNTFSPETLLFHVRALSSLPNQNRILANSIHSLARLRMVVQQQLRRANLRSDGSVYFAGLQESSVVARCTQFFGWFFEFMDYLNELHSNFVERIFLPLFKFFHEISFLGSRSRASTSASTFSKMSLFSVDSGGGEMEENHDNVFKEREAEERAEEDVTVSVDTARRRAQSRTALQLLGNEYKDIKGLYDTTDMDKVAHRLSFLKDQLDFMLEEEDEIDPDLFSPESQQLLYPLDMDEGTENLVRLPLDLLVKFRKAIWLARRWLELYDKRTYDLNTKLQKVLTLENTLTQRLQSLDGNILQHEHQLERNTDDLHRLMKREERTDGLTFALYDIEAKAESLEGQLKQLRRLRDAITSRVKLVAQTGRVQEYRRLKMDFEKNKLQRYLLERLLATLNYQRQLSEQDRKVELEMRPSLIRHTNHVQDTCERLEQTIREQKRERDNIRCALIPIQEDRQTLSDKVSRMSANNVANSADSHRRLRSGEARFVRTINVNNRVNRLLPNQVNGCLAVPRPPLKAPGWISPPQW; encoded by the exons ATGTCGGTGGGCGACCCAGCAAGAAGTCGCaagacaagcaagatggagaaCGAACCAGGCATTGACGTCCG AGTGACGGATGACGAAGATGACGACACACCAACAGGCGACAAACTCCAC CTGCGGTTACTACTGATGGAGGACAAGCAGCGCAGCCAGCTCATGTGGCGTCAGGTGGCCGCCTTTCAGGACAAGGTCACCGTGTCCTTCAACACCTTCAGCCCTGAGACTCTCCTGTTTCACGTGCGTGCGCTGTCATCCCTGCCCAACCAGAACCGAATCCTCGCCAACTCCATCCACTCCCTAGCCAGGCTGAGAATGGTGGTCCAGCAGCAACTCAGGAGAGCCAACCTTCGCTCTGACGGCTCCGTCTACTTTGCGGGGCTCCAGGAGTCTTCAGTCGTGGCTCGCTGCACGCAGTTCTTCGGCTGGTTTTTCGAGTTTATGGACTATCTCAACGAGCTGCACAGCAACTTCGTGGAGAGGATCTTCCTGCCGCTCTTCAAGTTCTTCCACGAGATCAGCTTCCTGGGCAGCCGGAGTAGAGCCTCCACGTCGGCCTCCACCTTCTCCAAGATGAGTTTGTTTTCCGTGGACAGTGGCGGTGGGGAAATGGAGGAGAACCACGACAACGTGTTCAAGGAGAGGGAGGCAGAGGAGAGGGCGGAGGAGGACGTGACGGTGAGTGTGGACACGGCCAGACGGAGGGCCCAGTCCAGGACAGCGCTACAGCTGCTGGGCAATGAGTACAAGGACATCAAGGGGCTGTATGACACCACGGACATGGACAAGGTGGCGCACAGACTCTCCTTTCTCAAGGACCAG CTGGACTTCATGCTGGAGGAAGAGGATGAGATCGACCCTGACCTGTTCAGTCCGGAGAGCCAGCAGCTGCTGTACCCACTGGACATGGACGAGGGGACGGAGAACCTGGTCAGACTGCCCCTCGACCTGCTGGTCAAGTTCCGCAAGGCCATCTGGCTGGCCCGCCGCTGGCTGGAGCTATATGACAAGCGGACATACGATCTCAACACCAAGCTGCAGAAG GTTTTGACGCTGGAGAATACCCTGACACAGAGGCTGCAGTCCCTGGACGGGAACATCCTGCAGCACGAGCACCAGCTGGAGCGAAACACGGACGACCTGCACCGCCTCATGAAGCGCGAGGAACGCACAGACGGCCTCACTTTCGCGCTCTACGACATCGAGGCTAAGGCTGAATCCCTGGAGGGTCAGCTGAAACAGCTCCGCCGGCTGAGAGACGCCATTACGTCGAGAGTGAAACTAGTCGCGCAGACGGGGCGAGTTCAGGAGTACCGACGCCTCAAGATGGATTTTGAGAAAAACAAGCTCCAGAGGTACTTGCTAGAAAGACTGCTGGCCACGCTCAACTACCAGCGGCAGCTTTCTGAACAAGACCGCAAGGTGGAGCTCGAGATGCGACCCAGTCTAATACGTCACACCAACCACGTGCAAGACACGTGCGAACGCCTGGAGCAGACGATACGGGAAcagaagcgagagagagacaacatTCGTTGCGCTCTTATTCCAATTCAGGAAGACCGACAGACTCTGAGCGATAAAGTTTCAAGAATGAGCGCCAATAACGTTGCAAACTCTGCGGACTCTCACAGACGACTGCGAAGTGGGGAGGCCAGGTTTGTCAGGACTATTAACGTGAACAACCGTGTGAACAGACTGTTGCCTAACCAGGTGAACGGGTGTCTCGCGGTTCCCAGGCCACCCCTCAAAGCTCCTGGGTGGATTTCTCCCCCTCAGTGGTGA